One segment of Xiphias gladius isolate SHS-SW01 ecotype Sanya breed wild chromosome 1, ASM1685928v1, whole genome shotgun sequence DNA contains the following:
- the LOC120795364 gene encoding kinesin-like protein KIF23 isoform X2, with product MQRPGKFRTPRRPGPKKASNIEKDPVGVYCRIRPLGAEDEECCIEMISSSTIQLHAPDGLKANRNGEYKETQYSFKKVFGINTTQMELFEDVAKPLIEDLIHCKNGLLFTYGVTGSGKTFTMTGSPGEGGLLPRSLDMLFNSIGPFQAKRFVFRPDEKNGMEIQSQVDALLERQKRDSQQSVPKTPSSRHKVDPEFADMISSEEACKSENVDEDCCYSVFVSYIEIYNNYIYDLLEDAPLDPIRPKWLGGGTPVRNNEGIPPQSKILREDQNHNMYVAGCTEVEVKSTEEAFEVFWKGQKKRRIANTQLNRESSRSHSVFTVKLAQAPLDADGDHILQDKNQVNVSQLCLVDLAGSERTNRTRAEGSRLREAGNINQSLMTLRTCMEVLRENQMCGTNKMVPYRDSKVTHLFKNYFDGEGKVRMIVCVNPKADDYEETMLVMRFAEMTQEVEVARPVDRPICGLAAGRRHRNQAFRDELSRRLEERGGPSNADDPLLVNQLIESLPALPPCELVDPADDQTLPRLIEVLERRHRIRQMMTEQFNKTANTLNSMLQQFDSQLNAKETFLHDQQSKLSEKDKVIVNQRTEMERLEKKSKTLEYKIDILQKTTDMYEQDKRSLQQELETREQRLQRELSERRRMEHRMQGMVTDTRLKWEKECERRVNAKQLEMQNKLWVKDEKLKQLKAIVTESSSGGGSGGCTTERPEKPERPARERDHNITQKRSASPSRPDLSQTPSHQNRANVRAAQDCYPPPSSTTPDTSSSACRSVASCVSEWEQRFPIDSSSQARHPGTPQYRSRTPAPCHGTSSVGRRRCQRWAPDTVAPVYGLDLEAGTRTAPPVHPMHRRSHSAGGEKWVDHKPPSNLDLDTFMQPIIPNAIKVSTPNEKALSKCQRYVLRHQELASDGEIETKLIKGNVFKTRGGGQAVQFTDVETLKQECPTAPSRKRRSGSGEGPAQIEDIENRAPVASSSHGYQKRRKP from the exons ACACAGTACTCGTTTAAAAAAGTGTTTGGTATCAATACCACTCAAATGGAGCTGTTTGAGGATGTTGCCAAGCCACTGATCGAGGACCTCATTCACTGTAAGAATG GTCTGCTGTTTACGTATGGTGTTACTGGAAGTGGTAAGACCTTCACCATGACCGGCTCACCAGGGGAAGGTGGACTCCTCCCCCGTTCTTTAGACATGCTCTTCAACAGCATCGGTCCCTTTCAGGCCAAAAGATTT GTGTTCAGACCGGACGAAAAAAATGGGATGGAGATTCAGAGTCAAGTTGATGCTCTCCTGGAGAGACAGAAGCGAGACAGTCAGCAGTCAGTGCCCAAAACACCATCTTCCAG gcaTAAGGTTGACCCAGAGTTTGCAGATATGATCAGCTCAGAGGAGGCATGTAAATCTGAGAATGTGGATGAAGACTGCTGTTACAGCGTTTTTGTGTCCTACATCGAGATCTACAACAACTATATCTATGATCTCCTCGAAGATGCCCCGTTAGACCCAATCAGACCAAA GTGGCTCGGCGGAGGCACGCCTGTACGGAACAATGAGGGCAT ACCGCCACAATCCAAGATTCTCCGTGAAGATCAGAATCATAACATGTATGTGGCTGGCTGCACAGAAGTTGAGGTAAAATCTACAGAAGAGGCTTTTGAAGTCTTTTGGAAGG gacaaaagaaaaggaggataGCCAACACTCAGCTCAACCGTGAATCCAGTCGCTCCCACAGTGTGTTCACGGTAAAGCTGGCTCAGGCACCACTTGATGCTGATGGGGACCACATTCTACAG GACAAAAACCAGGTGAATGTGAGCCAGCTGTGTCTGGTTGACCTGGCAGGCAGTGAGCGCACCAACAGAACCAGAGCAGAGGGAAGTCGTCTCCGAGAAGCAG GTAATATTAACCAGTCATTGATGACACTGCGGACATGTATGGAAGTCCTGCGAGAGAACCAAATGTGTGGAACTAATAAG ATGGTGCCATACAGGGACTCTAAAGTCACACATCTCTTTAAAAACTACTTTGATGGAGAAGGAAAAGTCAGGATGATTGTGTGTGTCAACCCAAAGGCTGATGATTATGAAGAAACTATG CTGGTGATGCGCTTTGCAGAGATGACCCAGGAGGTGGAGGTGGCGCGACCGGTTGACCGACCAATCTGCGGACTTGCTGCAGGACGCAGACACAGAAACCAGGCTTTCAGAGATGAGTTGTCACGTCGCCTGGAGGAGCGAGGAGGTCCCAGTAATGCCG ATGACCCTCTTCTAGTGAATCAGCTAATAGAAAGCCTTCCAGCCCTGCCTCCTTGTGAGCTGGTGGACCCAGCTGATGATCAGACACTGCCCCGTCTGATTGAAGTCCTGGAAAGGAGGCATCGTATCCGTCAGATGATGACAGAGCAGTTCAACAAAACTG CCAATACACTGAATTCCATGCTTCAGCAGTTTGACAGTCAGCTCAATGCGAAGGAGACCTTCCTGCATGATCAACAAAGCAAACTGAGCGAGAAAGACAAGGTTATCGTCAACCAGAGGACAGAGATGGAACGATTAGAGAAAAAATCCAAAACGCTGGAATACAAG ATTGATATCCTGCAAAAGACAACAGACATGTATGAGCAGGATAAACGCTCACTtcagcaggagctggagaccCGGGAGCAAAGGCTTCAGAGAGAGCTGTCAGAGAGGAGGCGCATGGAGCATCGTATGCAAGGCATGGTGACAGACACCAGACTCAAGTGGGAGAAGGAGTGT GAGAGACGAGTGAACGCCAAGCAGCTGGAGATGCAGAACAAGTTGTGGGTGAAGGATGAAAAGTTGAAGCAGCTCAAAGCCATAgtgacagagagcagcagtggcGGCGGCAGTGGTGGCTGTACAACTGAGCGTCCAGAGAAGCCTGAGAGGCCCGCAAGGGAGAGAGACCACAACATCACCCAGAAGAGATCTGCCTCACCATCACGTCCT GACTTGAGCCAAACCCCTTCCCACCAAAACCGAGCCAATGTTAGGGCAGCTCAGGACTGTTACCCCCCCCCTTCTTCCACCACCCCCGATACCTCCTCCTCAGCTTGTCGTTCAGTGGCCTCCTGCGTCTCCGAGTGGGAGCAGAGGTTCCCTATAGACTCAAGCAGCCAGGCTAGGCACCCCGGGACTCCCCAGTACAGGAGCCGGACACCCGCCCCATGTCACGGCACCAGCAGTGTGGGTCGCAGGAGATGCCAGCGCTGGGCCCCAGACACTGTGGCCCCTGTCTATGGGCTAGACCTAGAGGCAGGCACAAGG ACGGCCCCTCCAGTTCATCCAATGCACAGGCGCTCACACTCTGCGGGTGGGGAGAAATGGGTAGACCACAAACCACCTTCTAATTTGGACCTAGACACTTTCATGCAGCCAATCATACCCAATGCAATCAAAGTGTCGACCCCTAACGAGAAAGCTCTGTCTAAATGCCAAAGGTATGTGCTTAGACATCAAGAGCTTGCCTCTGACGGGGAGATCGAGACCAAACTGATCAAG GGTAATGTTTTTAAGACCAGAGGTGGAGGACAAGCTGTGCAGTTTACTGATGTTGAGACACTAAAACAAGAGTGCCCAACAGCACCTAG TCGCAAGAGGCGATCGGGGTCTGGAGAAGGACCAGCTCAAATAGAAGACATCGAAAACAGA GCTCCAGTGGCAAGTTCAAGCCATGGCTATCAAAA aCGCAGGAAGCCTTAA
- the LOC120795364 gene encoding kinesin-like protein KIF23 isoform X4, giving the protein MQRPGKFRTPRRPGPKKASNIEKDPVGVYCRIRPLGAEDEECCIEMISSSTIQLHAPDGLKANRNGEYKETQYSFKKVFGINTTQMELFEDVAKPLIEDLIHCKNGLLFTYGVTGSGKTFTMTGSPGEGGLLPRSLDMLFNSIGPFQAKRFVFRPDEKNGMEIQSQVDALLERQKRDSQQSVPKTPSSRHKVDPEFADMISSEEACKSENVDEDCCYSVFVSYIEIYNNYIYDLLEDAPLDPIRPKPPQSKILREDQNHNMYVAGCTEVEVKSTEEAFEVFWKGQKKRRIANTQLNRESSRSHSVFTVKLAQAPLDADGDHILQDKNQVNVSQLCLVDLAGSERTNRTRAEGSRLREAGNINQSLMTLRTCMEVLRENQMCGTNKMVPYRDSKVTHLFKNYFDGEGKVRMIVCVNPKADDYEETMLVMRFAEMTQEVEVARPVDRPICGLAAGRRHRNQAFRDELSRRLEERGGPSNADDPLLVNQLIESLPALPPCELVDPADDQTLPRLIEVLERRHRIRQMMTEQFNKTANTLNSMLQQFDSQLNAKETFLHDQQSKLSEKDKVIVNQRTEMERLEKKSKTLEYKIDILQKTTDMYEQDKRSLQQELETREQRLQRELSERRRMEHRMQGMVTDTRLKWEKECERRVNAKQLEMQNKLWVKDEKLKQLKAIVTESSSGGGSGGCTTERPEKPERPARERDHNITQKRSASPSRPDLSQTPSHQNRANVRAAQDCYPPPSSTTPDTSSSACRSVASCVSEWEQRFPIDSSSQARHPGTPQYRSRTPAPCHGTSSVGRRRCQRWAPDTVAPVYGLDLEAGTRTAPPVHPMHRRSHSAGGEKWVDHKPPSNLDLDTFMQPIIPNAIKVSTPNEKALSKCQRYVLRHQELASDGEIETKLIKGNVFKTRGGGQAVQFTDVETLKQECPTAPSRKRRSGSGEGPAQIEDIENRAPVASSSHGYQKRRKP; this is encoded by the exons ACACAGTACTCGTTTAAAAAAGTGTTTGGTATCAATACCACTCAAATGGAGCTGTTTGAGGATGTTGCCAAGCCACTGATCGAGGACCTCATTCACTGTAAGAATG GTCTGCTGTTTACGTATGGTGTTACTGGAAGTGGTAAGACCTTCACCATGACCGGCTCACCAGGGGAAGGTGGACTCCTCCCCCGTTCTTTAGACATGCTCTTCAACAGCATCGGTCCCTTTCAGGCCAAAAGATTT GTGTTCAGACCGGACGAAAAAAATGGGATGGAGATTCAGAGTCAAGTTGATGCTCTCCTGGAGAGACAGAAGCGAGACAGTCAGCAGTCAGTGCCCAAAACACCATCTTCCAG gcaTAAGGTTGACCCAGAGTTTGCAGATATGATCAGCTCAGAGGAGGCATGTAAATCTGAGAATGTGGATGAAGACTGCTGTTACAGCGTTTTTGTGTCCTACATCGAGATCTACAACAACTATATCTATGATCTCCTCGAAGATGCCCCGTTAGACCCAATCAGACCAAA ACCGCCACAATCCAAGATTCTCCGTGAAGATCAGAATCATAACATGTATGTGGCTGGCTGCACAGAAGTTGAGGTAAAATCTACAGAAGAGGCTTTTGAAGTCTTTTGGAAGG gacaaaagaaaaggaggataGCCAACACTCAGCTCAACCGTGAATCCAGTCGCTCCCACAGTGTGTTCACGGTAAAGCTGGCTCAGGCACCACTTGATGCTGATGGGGACCACATTCTACAG GACAAAAACCAGGTGAATGTGAGCCAGCTGTGTCTGGTTGACCTGGCAGGCAGTGAGCGCACCAACAGAACCAGAGCAGAGGGAAGTCGTCTCCGAGAAGCAG GTAATATTAACCAGTCATTGATGACACTGCGGACATGTATGGAAGTCCTGCGAGAGAACCAAATGTGTGGAACTAATAAG ATGGTGCCATACAGGGACTCTAAAGTCACACATCTCTTTAAAAACTACTTTGATGGAGAAGGAAAAGTCAGGATGATTGTGTGTGTCAACCCAAAGGCTGATGATTATGAAGAAACTATG CTGGTGATGCGCTTTGCAGAGATGACCCAGGAGGTGGAGGTGGCGCGACCGGTTGACCGACCAATCTGCGGACTTGCTGCAGGACGCAGACACAGAAACCAGGCTTTCAGAGATGAGTTGTCACGTCGCCTGGAGGAGCGAGGAGGTCCCAGTAATGCCG ATGACCCTCTTCTAGTGAATCAGCTAATAGAAAGCCTTCCAGCCCTGCCTCCTTGTGAGCTGGTGGACCCAGCTGATGATCAGACACTGCCCCGTCTGATTGAAGTCCTGGAAAGGAGGCATCGTATCCGTCAGATGATGACAGAGCAGTTCAACAAAACTG CCAATACACTGAATTCCATGCTTCAGCAGTTTGACAGTCAGCTCAATGCGAAGGAGACCTTCCTGCATGATCAACAAAGCAAACTGAGCGAGAAAGACAAGGTTATCGTCAACCAGAGGACAGAGATGGAACGATTAGAGAAAAAATCCAAAACGCTGGAATACAAG ATTGATATCCTGCAAAAGACAACAGACATGTATGAGCAGGATAAACGCTCACTtcagcaggagctggagaccCGGGAGCAAAGGCTTCAGAGAGAGCTGTCAGAGAGGAGGCGCATGGAGCATCGTATGCAAGGCATGGTGACAGACACCAGACTCAAGTGGGAGAAGGAGTGT GAGAGACGAGTGAACGCCAAGCAGCTGGAGATGCAGAACAAGTTGTGGGTGAAGGATGAAAAGTTGAAGCAGCTCAAAGCCATAgtgacagagagcagcagtggcGGCGGCAGTGGTGGCTGTACAACTGAGCGTCCAGAGAAGCCTGAGAGGCCCGCAAGGGAGAGAGACCACAACATCACCCAGAAGAGATCTGCCTCACCATCACGTCCT GACTTGAGCCAAACCCCTTCCCACCAAAACCGAGCCAATGTTAGGGCAGCTCAGGACTGTTACCCCCCCCCTTCTTCCACCACCCCCGATACCTCCTCCTCAGCTTGTCGTTCAGTGGCCTCCTGCGTCTCCGAGTGGGAGCAGAGGTTCCCTATAGACTCAAGCAGCCAGGCTAGGCACCCCGGGACTCCCCAGTACAGGAGCCGGACACCCGCCCCATGTCACGGCACCAGCAGTGTGGGTCGCAGGAGATGCCAGCGCTGGGCCCCAGACACTGTGGCCCCTGTCTATGGGCTAGACCTAGAGGCAGGCACAAGG ACGGCCCCTCCAGTTCATCCAATGCACAGGCGCTCACACTCTGCGGGTGGGGAGAAATGGGTAGACCACAAACCACCTTCTAATTTGGACCTAGACACTTTCATGCAGCCAATCATACCCAATGCAATCAAAGTGTCGACCCCTAACGAGAAAGCTCTGTCTAAATGCCAAAGGTATGTGCTTAGACATCAAGAGCTTGCCTCTGACGGGGAGATCGAGACCAAACTGATCAAG GGTAATGTTTTTAAGACCAGAGGTGGAGGACAAGCTGTGCAGTTTACTGATGTTGAGACACTAAAACAAGAGTGCCCAACAGCACCTAG TCGCAAGAGGCGATCGGGGTCTGGAGAAGGACCAGCTCAAATAGAAGACATCGAAAACAGA GCTCCAGTGGCAAGTTCAAGCCATGGCTATCAAAA aCGCAGGAAGCCTTAA
- the LOC120795364 gene encoding kinesin-like protein KIF23 isoform X11, with amino-acid sequence MQRPGKFRTPRRPGPKKASNIEKDPVGVYCRIRPLGAEDEECCIEMISSSTIQLHAPDGLKANRNGEYKETQYSFKKVFGINTTQMELFEDVAKPLIEDLIHCKNGLLFTYGVTGSGKTFTMTGSPGEGGLLPRSLDMLFNSIGPFQAKRFVFRPDEKNGMEIQSQVDALLERQKRDSQQSVPKTPSSRHKVDPEFADMISSEEACKSENVDEDCCYSVFVSYIEIYNNYIYDLLEDAPLDPIRPKWLGGGTPVRNNEGIPPQSKILREDQNHNMYVAGCTEVEVKSTEEAFEVFWKGQKKRRIANTQLNRESSRSHSVFTVKLAQAPLDADGDHILQDKNQVNVSQLCLVDLAGSERTNRTRAEGSRLREAGNINQSLMTLRTCMEVLRENQMCGTNKMVPYRDSKVTHLFKNYFDGEGKVRMIVCVNPKADDYEETMLVMRFAEMTQEVEVARPVDRPICGLAAGRRHRNQAFRDELSRRLEERGGPSNAVDDPLLVNQLIESLPALPPCELVDPADDQTLPRLIEVLERRHRIRQMMTEQFNKTANTLNSMLQQFDSQLNAKETFLHDQQSKLSEKDKVIVNQRTEMERLEKKSKTLEYKIDILQKTTDMYEQDKRSLQQELETREQRLQRELSERRRMEHRMQGMVTDTRLKWEKECERRVNAKQLEMQNKLWVKDEKLKQLKAIVTESSSGGGSGGCTTERPEKPERPARERDHNITQKRSASPSRPGNVFKTRGGGQAVQFTDVETLKQECPTAPSRKRRSGSGEGPAQIEDIENRAPVASSSHGYQKRRKP; translated from the exons ACACAGTACTCGTTTAAAAAAGTGTTTGGTATCAATACCACTCAAATGGAGCTGTTTGAGGATGTTGCCAAGCCACTGATCGAGGACCTCATTCACTGTAAGAATG GTCTGCTGTTTACGTATGGTGTTACTGGAAGTGGTAAGACCTTCACCATGACCGGCTCACCAGGGGAAGGTGGACTCCTCCCCCGTTCTTTAGACATGCTCTTCAACAGCATCGGTCCCTTTCAGGCCAAAAGATTT GTGTTCAGACCGGACGAAAAAAATGGGATGGAGATTCAGAGTCAAGTTGATGCTCTCCTGGAGAGACAGAAGCGAGACAGTCAGCAGTCAGTGCCCAAAACACCATCTTCCAG gcaTAAGGTTGACCCAGAGTTTGCAGATATGATCAGCTCAGAGGAGGCATGTAAATCTGAGAATGTGGATGAAGACTGCTGTTACAGCGTTTTTGTGTCCTACATCGAGATCTACAACAACTATATCTATGATCTCCTCGAAGATGCCCCGTTAGACCCAATCAGACCAAA GTGGCTCGGCGGAGGCACGCCTGTACGGAACAATGAGGGCAT ACCGCCACAATCCAAGATTCTCCGTGAAGATCAGAATCATAACATGTATGTGGCTGGCTGCACAGAAGTTGAGGTAAAATCTACAGAAGAGGCTTTTGAAGTCTTTTGGAAGG gacaaaagaaaaggaggataGCCAACACTCAGCTCAACCGTGAATCCAGTCGCTCCCACAGTGTGTTCACGGTAAAGCTGGCTCAGGCACCACTTGATGCTGATGGGGACCACATTCTACAG GACAAAAACCAGGTGAATGTGAGCCAGCTGTGTCTGGTTGACCTGGCAGGCAGTGAGCGCACCAACAGAACCAGAGCAGAGGGAAGTCGTCTCCGAGAAGCAG GTAATATTAACCAGTCATTGATGACACTGCGGACATGTATGGAAGTCCTGCGAGAGAACCAAATGTGTGGAACTAATAAG ATGGTGCCATACAGGGACTCTAAAGTCACACATCTCTTTAAAAACTACTTTGATGGAGAAGGAAAAGTCAGGATGATTGTGTGTGTCAACCCAAAGGCTGATGATTATGAAGAAACTATG CTGGTGATGCGCTTTGCAGAGATGACCCAGGAGGTGGAGGTGGCGCGACCGGTTGACCGACCAATCTGCGGACTTGCTGCAGGACGCAGACACAGAAACCAGGCTTTCAGAGATGAGTTGTCACGTCGCCTGGAGGAGCGAGGAGGTCCCAGTAATGCCG TAGATGACCCTCTTCTAGTGAATCAGCTAATAGAAAGCCTTCCAGCCCTGCCTCCTTGTGAGCTGGTGGACCCAGCTGATGATCAGACACTGCCCCGTCTGATTGAAGTCCTGGAAAGGAGGCATCGTATCCGTCAGATGATGACAGAGCAGTTCAACAAAACTG CCAATACACTGAATTCCATGCTTCAGCAGTTTGACAGTCAGCTCAATGCGAAGGAGACCTTCCTGCATGATCAACAAAGCAAACTGAGCGAGAAAGACAAGGTTATCGTCAACCAGAGGACAGAGATGGAACGATTAGAGAAAAAATCCAAAACGCTGGAATACAAG ATTGATATCCTGCAAAAGACAACAGACATGTATGAGCAGGATAAACGCTCACTtcagcaggagctggagaccCGGGAGCAAAGGCTTCAGAGAGAGCTGTCAGAGAGGAGGCGCATGGAGCATCGTATGCAAGGCATGGTGACAGACACCAGACTCAAGTGGGAGAAGGAGTGT GAGAGACGAGTGAACGCCAAGCAGCTGGAGATGCAGAACAAGTTGTGGGTGAAGGATGAAAAGTTGAAGCAGCTCAAAGCCATAgtgacagagagcagcagtggcGGCGGCAGTGGTGGCTGTACAACTGAGCGTCCAGAGAAGCCTGAGAGGCCCGCAAGGGAGAGAGACCACAACATCACCCAGAAGAGATCTGCCTCACCATCACGTCCT GGTAATGTTTTTAAGACCAGAGGTGGAGGACAAGCTGTGCAGTTTACTGATGTTGAGACACTAAAACAAGAGTGCCCAACAGCACCTAG TCGCAAGAGGCGATCGGGGTCTGGAGAAGGACCAGCTCAAATAGAAGACATCGAAAACAGA GCTCCAGTGGCAAGTTCAAGCCATGGCTATCAAAA aCGCAGGAAGCCTTAA
- the LOC120795364 gene encoding kinesin-like protein KIF23 isoform X3, translated as MQRPGKFRTPRRPGPKKASNIEKDPVGVYCRIRPLGAEDEECCIEMISSSTIQLHAPDGLKANRNGEYKETQYSFKKVFGINTTQMELFEDVAKPLIEDLIHCKNGLLFTYGVTGSGKTFTMTGSPGEGGLLPRSLDMLFNSIGPFQAKRFVFRPDEKNGMEIQSQVDALLERQKRDSQQSVPKTPSSRHKVDPEFADMISSEEACKSENVDEDCCYSVFVSYIEIYNNYIYDLLEDAPLDPIRPKPPQSKILREDQNHNMYVAGCTEVEVKSTEEAFEVFWKGQKKRRIANTQLNRESSRSHSVFTVKLAQAPLDADGDHILQDKNQVNVSQLCLVDLAGSERTNRTRAEGSRLREAGNINQSLMTLRTCMEVLRENQMCGTNKMVPYRDSKVTHLFKNYFDGEGKVRMIVCVNPKADDYEETMLVMRFAEMTQEVEVARPVDRPICGLAAGRRHRNQAFRDELSRRLEERGGPSNAVDDPLLVNQLIESLPALPPCELVDPADDQTLPRLIEVLERRHRIRQMMTEQFNKTANTLNSMLQQFDSQLNAKETFLHDQQSKLSEKDKVIVNQRTEMERLEKKSKTLEYKIDILQKTTDMYEQDKRSLQQELETREQRLQRELSERRRMEHRMQGMVTDTRLKWEKECERRVNAKQLEMQNKLWVKDEKLKQLKAIVTESSSGGGSGGCTTERPEKPERPARERDHNITQKRSASPSRPDLSQTPSHQNRANVRAAQDCYPPPSSTTPDTSSSACRSVASCVSEWEQRFPIDSSSQARHPGTPQYRSRTPAPCHGTSSVGRRRCQRWAPDTVAPVYGLDLEAGTRTAPPVHPMHRRSHSAGGEKWVDHKPPSNLDLDTFMQPIIPNAIKVSTPNEKALSKCQRYVLRHQELASDGEIETKLIKGNVFKTRGGGQAVQFTDVETLKQECPTAPSRKRRSGSGEGPAQIEDIENRAPVASSSHGYQKRRKP; from the exons ACACAGTACTCGTTTAAAAAAGTGTTTGGTATCAATACCACTCAAATGGAGCTGTTTGAGGATGTTGCCAAGCCACTGATCGAGGACCTCATTCACTGTAAGAATG GTCTGCTGTTTACGTATGGTGTTACTGGAAGTGGTAAGACCTTCACCATGACCGGCTCACCAGGGGAAGGTGGACTCCTCCCCCGTTCTTTAGACATGCTCTTCAACAGCATCGGTCCCTTTCAGGCCAAAAGATTT GTGTTCAGACCGGACGAAAAAAATGGGATGGAGATTCAGAGTCAAGTTGATGCTCTCCTGGAGAGACAGAAGCGAGACAGTCAGCAGTCAGTGCCCAAAACACCATCTTCCAG gcaTAAGGTTGACCCAGAGTTTGCAGATATGATCAGCTCAGAGGAGGCATGTAAATCTGAGAATGTGGATGAAGACTGCTGTTACAGCGTTTTTGTGTCCTACATCGAGATCTACAACAACTATATCTATGATCTCCTCGAAGATGCCCCGTTAGACCCAATCAGACCAAA ACCGCCACAATCCAAGATTCTCCGTGAAGATCAGAATCATAACATGTATGTGGCTGGCTGCACAGAAGTTGAGGTAAAATCTACAGAAGAGGCTTTTGAAGTCTTTTGGAAGG gacaaaagaaaaggaggataGCCAACACTCAGCTCAACCGTGAATCCAGTCGCTCCCACAGTGTGTTCACGGTAAAGCTGGCTCAGGCACCACTTGATGCTGATGGGGACCACATTCTACAG GACAAAAACCAGGTGAATGTGAGCCAGCTGTGTCTGGTTGACCTGGCAGGCAGTGAGCGCACCAACAGAACCAGAGCAGAGGGAAGTCGTCTCCGAGAAGCAG GTAATATTAACCAGTCATTGATGACACTGCGGACATGTATGGAAGTCCTGCGAGAGAACCAAATGTGTGGAACTAATAAG ATGGTGCCATACAGGGACTCTAAAGTCACACATCTCTTTAAAAACTACTTTGATGGAGAAGGAAAAGTCAGGATGATTGTGTGTGTCAACCCAAAGGCTGATGATTATGAAGAAACTATG CTGGTGATGCGCTTTGCAGAGATGACCCAGGAGGTGGAGGTGGCGCGACCGGTTGACCGACCAATCTGCGGACTTGCTGCAGGACGCAGACACAGAAACCAGGCTTTCAGAGATGAGTTGTCACGTCGCCTGGAGGAGCGAGGAGGTCCCAGTAATGCCG TAGATGACCCTCTTCTAGTGAATCAGCTAATAGAAAGCCTTCCAGCCCTGCCTCCTTGTGAGCTGGTGGACCCAGCTGATGATCAGACACTGCCCCGTCTGATTGAAGTCCTGGAAAGGAGGCATCGTATCCGTCAGATGATGACAGAGCAGTTCAACAAAACTG CCAATACACTGAATTCCATGCTTCAGCAGTTTGACAGTCAGCTCAATGCGAAGGAGACCTTCCTGCATGATCAACAAAGCAAACTGAGCGAGAAAGACAAGGTTATCGTCAACCAGAGGACAGAGATGGAACGATTAGAGAAAAAATCCAAAACGCTGGAATACAAG ATTGATATCCTGCAAAAGACAACAGACATGTATGAGCAGGATAAACGCTCACTtcagcaggagctggagaccCGGGAGCAAAGGCTTCAGAGAGAGCTGTCAGAGAGGAGGCGCATGGAGCATCGTATGCAAGGCATGGTGACAGACACCAGACTCAAGTGGGAGAAGGAGTGT GAGAGACGAGTGAACGCCAAGCAGCTGGAGATGCAGAACAAGTTGTGGGTGAAGGATGAAAAGTTGAAGCAGCTCAAAGCCATAgtgacagagagcagcagtggcGGCGGCAGTGGTGGCTGTACAACTGAGCGTCCAGAGAAGCCTGAGAGGCCCGCAAGGGAGAGAGACCACAACATCACCCAGAAGAGATCTGCCTCACCATCACGTCCT GACTTGAGCCAAACCCCTTCCCACCAAAACCGAGCCAATGTTAGGGCAGCTCAGGACTGTTACCCCCCCCCTTCTTCCACCACCCCCGATACCTCCTCCTCAGCTTGTCGTTCAGTGGCCTCCTGCGTCTCCGAGTGGGAGCAGAGGTTCCCTATAGACTCAAGCAGCCAGGCTAGGCACCCCGGGACTCCCCAGTACAGGAGCCGGACACCCGCCCCATGTCACGGCACCAGCAGTGTGGGTCGCAGGAGATGCCAGCGCTGGGCCCCAGACACTGTGGCCCCTGTCTATGGGCTAGACCTAGAGGCAGGCACAAGG ACGGCCCCTCCAGTTCATCCAATGCACAGGCGCTCACACTCTGCGGGTGGGGAGAAATGGGTAGACCACAAACCACCTTCTAATTTGGACCTAGACACTTTCATGCAGCCAATCATACCCAATGCAATCAAAGTGTCGACCCCTAACGAGAAAGCTCTGTCTAAATGCCAAAGGTATGTGCTTAGACATCAAGAGCTTGCCTCTGACGGGGAGATCGAGACCAAACTGATCAAG GGTAATGTTTTTAAGACCAGAGGTGGAGGACAAGCTGTGCAGTTTACTGATGTTGAGACACTAAAACAAGAGTGCCCAACAGCACCTAG TCGCAAGAGGCGATCGGGGTCTGGAGAAGGACCAGCTCAAATAGAAGACATCGAAAACAGA GCTCCAGTGGCAAGTTCAAGCCATGGCTATCAAAA aCGCAGGAAGCCTTAA